The following is a genomic window from Strigops habroptila isolate Jane chromosome 18, bStrHab1.2.pri, whole genome shotgun sequence.
TTAAGCAGGAGAAtgctgctctgcccttgtcAGTTCTTCTTGTGCTCTTCTGCATCCCTGTGCCTGGGCACAGGCATAGGGAGAGACCTTCCAAGACAACTCAGTGTTATTAGATGAGCGGGTATCTGGTAGTTGCTTGTGGTGTTGATTGAGGTGATGGAGGTTCTAGGAAATGCTGTTCCCTTGGACAGCCGCAGTGCAGAAGCTCTGCCAAAGAGCTCAGGTCTGATGGCATCTGCCATGGGGTTCGATGTGCACACGCCATTGGGGCGCTATCATGGAACAGTCAGCACGGAACTTCCATCTTTATATTGTACAAAGTGACaagttctgttctttcttttgcaagtgGAAGGCTTTGGCTAAACTTGTCCTTCACTCATCTCTTTGTAATCACTGATGTGATGATGAGGCGAAAAGGCTTAAAGTTTGAAGAGCTGATcacatgtgttttgttttgtttctgttttatctcAAACAGCAGAAGACAAAGGTGAGTATTTCTAGGCTTTTTATATGCTCTTCTGTGTTACTGCCTAGACATGATCACTGGAAACAAACAGCAGTTACAGGATCATGGTGATGTTCCAGCAGTTGGAGAAGGTGCTGTTTCTCAGcagtgccagctctgcccctcACTCCTTCAGGGAATGGTGCCAGCTTTTTGCTCCTTTGATATATGAAGCTATTTGTTAAACACTGTCCTTGCAGCCCTGAGCTCCTGCTCAGGAGATAAACATTTCATAGAGGAGTTCTTTCCTCTGTGGCAAGAAGTGAAACATTTTGCAGTTTCTCTTAAACCTCTTCAcacctttgtttttatttggttggttttccctttttcttaaCAGAGATCCAGCCTAAAGTAACTTCCTTTAAATTTACTTTAGGCTAGAGCATCCTTCTCCAAGAGGATTTGATCCATGAGGGGACAGACCCAATGTTTCACCTCATTTATTCACGTTGTCTGCTTTGATTGTCATCTGCTGACCGTGTCCTGTCTGACATGTTAGTGGTGTGCTCCATCTTTCAGCATCTTTCCTCACTATGCTTCAtgctgagctgccagctgcTGGCAAAACCTGCTCAATTAATGTCCAAACGTGCTCTTCAGGAGCTGGTGCCACAAGAGCCCTTGAGGTTCTTGTGTTATAGTATTTTGCTGGCAGTAGAAGAGCTTTTAAccttctttcactttcttcatAAAGCTCCAGTCAACCTTATATCGATGGTGGCTTTCGTAGGGCCATGTTAGCTGGCACCTTTGCAGCACGCTGCACATGATGGGCTGAGAGGGTTCCCTAGCTAGGAGCATTTCAGCCGCGCGGTGATGGGGGGAGCTAAGTGATTGGGCTGCTGGTTCTGTCTGTCTCCATCTATACCTCGTCTTCATCCTGACCGGATGCCTTGTGGAGCAAGTGGGTCTTCAGCTTCCTGCAGCTGTAAGGGCTCTGCTGGCCTTCCCCAATTTTTGTCTCTGTGCATGCTCTCATCAGTGCCCTTTGCAAGTACTTGCTACTTTCTGGGCCTTTTGTGCCACTCTTGGACTGTGGTTTGTACCAGAGGTGTCCAGGTATGTGTCCAGCCCACTGTATGTGGCCCAGGCTCTGTTAAGCTTGTTGCAAACTTTAGAGTCTTGCAGGCAGCATGGAGGTGTAGGTGTCCTAAGGAAATGAGCTGAGCACTAAGATGACTGCACGGGGCTGTTATGGTGGCTGAAAACCAGATGCCTGTGTGACCTTGCACTCTTCTTCTCCCTGTAGAGGTGGATGAGGCATTGCGCTCCTTTGCAGAGAAGGTCTTTGCCTCTGAGGTGAAAGATGAGGAGACCAGGCAAGAGATTTCTCCTTTTGATGTGGAAGAGATCTGTCCCATCTCACGCCGGGAGATGAGAGAACACATGATACTTCAGGAGAGCATTGCCACGTCAGAAAAGCGGTGAGCAACAACGAGGGCAgttggggaaaggagaggagtgTTGTCTGCACGTCCTCAGCCAGAGCCGGGGAACGTAAATCAGTGCCTGTGAAAACAGCTCACTGAAAACCACTCATGGGATAAATCCTTGGTAATCCCAGGGCATCTCTCAGGTACCTCAGGATTTCCTCTCCAACTGTTCCCACTGTTGGACAGAAAGATACCCGTGGCCTGTTCCTTAGGTGTCATCACAGCAATGgccatggagctgttggagcgggAGACTTGGAGGCCTTTCTCTGGAAAGGTGCAACTTCTAAAGACCATGCCTGAAAGTCTGTGGCTACTCTGTGTGCTGTGGCCTCTACTCCTGGCAGTGTCTGTTGGAGGTGCCTAGAAAGCACCAGTGAGATGGTTCATGTAGTGCGCAGCTGGAACATGGCTGTGGTCAGTGCTGTTTGCCTGAGGTTCTCCTCCCTGGCAGGAAGAAGCGCCTGTTCCGCATGAAGACAATCGCGTTGGCAGTGCCTGTGGCTCAGAAGTCTATAACCAAACTATCTGCTATTGACGAGGTCATCTCCACCTCCCCCCTGTACCAGACTGTGCCTGACTTCCAGCGGGTACAGATCACAGGCGATTATGCCTCTGGGGTAGGTACTTGCATGGCTGTACCCTTCCTTATGCTGACCACCACCTCATacagtccctgcctgtccctcaGTAGCTGCCAGTGTCACTGGAGTCTGTATGAATTGCAGTCTGTGTCTCCCAGCTCAGTTTGTGTCCCATGAGCATCTCATGGTACCCTGCTGTGTCCCTGGAAGATCCAGAGCTCAATTCCTTAGTAGGAGTCTGTGGGGTGCTGCATGTTCCCCATGGGATTGTCTGGACAGCGCAGAGGGGAGGGCATGGCAGGGTGGGTTATGCTCATTCTGTTGTAGCCTGCACTTGCTTTCACGCAACTGTCTGAGATCTGTGCATGttacagaatcccagaatggttgAAGTTGCTGCACAGTATTCTCAGTGCTGCTCCGCTCTGACTTCTCCTGACTGCCCAAAACACTTGCCTGTGCAGTAGATCAGAAATTACTGACACATTAGGTCAGTGTATGTTGTTGGTCCTGCTTCAGTTACAGCCTGGCTCCAAAAATAGCTTCTACTGTTTTGCCCAGACCTTGCTTCCATCTCAGTTTGCAGTGAGGAATGTAAAAGATGATGACAGGGGAACTCACTGGTTCTTGCACGAGGAACTTCCCTTTGTCACGTCTAGGACTTTGCCTATCATCaacaccttccaccagagcaggctgctccaagcccctgtgtccaacctggccttgaacactgccaggggtgaggcagccacagcttctctgggcaccctgtgccagcgcctcagcaccctcacagggaagaacttctgcctaagagctcatctcaatctcccctctggcaggttaaagccattcccccttgtcctctccctacaggcccttgtccaaagcccctctccaggtttcctggagcccctttaggccctggagctgctctaaggtctccccttcaggagccttctcttctccaggctgccccagcccagctctctcagcctggctccagagcagagctgctccagccctcgcagcatcttcaTGACCTCCtccggacttgctccaacacctCCACGTCCCTCTTACGTTGGGGGCCCCAgaccaacccaaaccattctgtgattctatgatcccttCTTTGCCCTGCTCAGGCAGAACagtgggagggaggggatgatatgatatgatatgatatgatatgatatcTGTATCTTGCTGTGAATAAAATtgtcctctttctctctcagtGCACCAGGTATCCCTTGGGCAGGTAGGCTCCAGTTGGGAGGTTGTTTCAGCACCAACTCTCTTGCAGGTGACAGTGGAAGATTTTGAAGTTGTCTGCAAAGGCCTGTACCGTGCACTGTGCATCCGGGAGAAGAACATGCAGCAGTCCCTGCAGAGGTTCCCCAGGACCCCGTCCCAGTACCTGCGCACTATTGAGGGCGAGGTCTGGACGGCGAGTGATGCTGGCCCGGGCCCATGTAGGCACCTGGGGGGTTTCCTCTGGCTTCGCTATGGTGTGGGCAGGGTTGTGGAAGTGCTTCACAGGAGAGTTTCTTGCCCTGGTCTCCTCTTCAGTATGGCAGTGGCAGGGATGTCTCTGCCCTCCGCCTGGGgtggaggagcagggcaggctcATTGGGTTTTGGCTGGCAGCATGTGCCTCATGGTATTCTCCTTTTGGGCCAGTGTTCACCCCGCCAGTGAAGGATGGAGAGGATCCCTTTGACAGTGGGAATCTCGCTGAGGACCTGGGATACCATGTTCAGATGAAGGATGGTGTAGTTTATGTCTATGAAGATAAGGCAGCAGCTGACAGAAATGAGCCAAAGGATCTGTCCTACCCCAGCCTTGAGCACTTCGTTGATGACATGAACTTCCTCTTAGCCCTGATTGCGCAGGGGCCTGTGTAAGTGCAcaacccagcactgctggatgCAGCTGAACAGGTCCTGCCTCAGCAGGCAGAGAGAGGTCAGGGCAGAGCCAGGGTTGccccctctgctccctgggcagagggaggaaCCCTCTGATGAcatgcctgcagcctgctggtTTCCAAAGTGTCCTTGGCCCTTGTCATCCATCTTGATTGGGTGCTTAAGCAAAGCCAACATTGAGCGATTGGAGACACACTCTGCGGGTATGCTCACAGCTGGCCAGGCCTTCCTCTGAAGCTCTGTAATAGAGGCAGGAGAAGCACCTTAGGGAAGCAGGGCCAGGCTAGCATGAGCAATTCCACTTCAGGAGAAAGCTGCATCCTGGTGTTTGATGTGCCATGCTCCTGTGTTGAGGGGGAAAGAGCCCAGTCACTGTTCTGCCCTTTGCTTTCACTAGTAAGACCTATGCTCATCGGCGCCTGAAGTTCCTCTCATCCAAGTTCCAATTGCATGAAATGCTAAATGAGATGGATGAGATCAAAGAGCTGAAGAACAACCCCCACCGGGACTTCTACAACTGCCGGAAGGTAAATGGCAAAGCTTCCAGCCCTGGTGACTCTGCAGATGAGCTGCAGTTGTCTGGGTGCCATCGCCGCCCTGACAACTGGGTATTAGAGTCAAGGTCTGTGGCACCTGCACTGTTGCTGCTAATGGGATGGTGCTGACTGGGGTACTCTTGGCCTTGGCCTGTTACGTTCATCTGCTGAGCTCCCCACGCATACTGGGCTCATCTAAGGGGTTTGTTCGCCTCCTTGTAATGGTACCTGAGCATCCCAACTTGAAACTAGATAGCTGTCCAATTGGTTTCTCAGGTGGACACACACATCCATGCTGCAGCCTGCATGAACCAGAAGCATCTTCTGCGTTTTATCAAGAAATCCTACTTTGTGGATGCTGACCGCATAGTTTATGATGCCAAGGGCAAACAGCTCACcctgaaacagcttttccagcagCTCAATCTGCATCCCTATGACCTGACAGTGGATTCCCTGGATGTCCATGCTGTAAGTGGTAGGGCATTTGCTGTAAGTCCACTCTCAGGTCACACTTACCCACCCCTGTAGGCGCAGCGTTTCCCCTCCCTGTGCACCCATGACATGTTAGTGGCTGTGGCAGGATGTCGCAGCTCCTGGCTCTTCCCATTTTGGGTTGTTTGGATCAGGGGTGTGTGTAGCCTTTACCCTGAccctcccttccccagggaCGTCAGACATTCCAGCGCTTTGACAAGTTCAATGACAAGTACAACCCCGTGGGTGCCAGCGAGCTGCGTGACCTCTATCTGAAGACAGACAATGCTATTGATGGCGAGTACTTTGCTACCATTATCAAGGTGAGAATac
Proteins encoded in this region:
- the AMPD1 gene encoding AMP deaminase 1 → MREHMILQESIATSEKRKKRLFRMKTIALAVPVAQKSITKLSAIDEVISTSPLYQTVPDFQRVQITGDYASGVTVEDFEVVCKGLYRALCIREKNMQQSLQRFPRTPSQYLRTIEGEVWTASDAGPGPLFTPPVKDGEDPFDSGNLAEDLGYHVQMKDGVVYVYEDKAAADRNEPKDLSYPSLEHFVDDMNFLLALIAQGPVKTYAHRRLKFLSSKFQLHEMLNEMDEIKELKNNPHRDFYNCRKVDTHIHAAACMNQKHLLRFIKKSYFVDADRIVYDAKGKQLTLKQLFQQLNLHPYDLTVDSLDVHAGRQTFQRFDKFNDKYNPVGASELRDLYLKTDNAIDGEYFATIIKEVGSDLEDAKYQHAEPRLSIYGRSAEEWPKLASWFNKHRVYSPNMKWMIQVPRIYDVFRSKNFLPHFGKMLENIFVPVFEATVNPQAHKELSVFLRHITGFDSVDDESKHSGHMFSTKSPKPEQWTLEKNPSYTYYLYYMYANILVLNNLRRQRGMNTFLFRPHCGEAGAITHLLTAFMTADNISHGLNLKKTPVLQYLYFLAQIPIAMSPLSNNSLFLEYAKNPLPDYHQKGLMVSLSTDDPMQFHYTKEALMEEYAIAAQVFKLSTCDMCEIARNSVLQCGLSHEEKAKFLGENYQEEGPQGNDIRKTNVAQIRVAYRYETWCYELNLVAEGLKTD